TTAAATATCTTTTTCTCTAAATCTTAACCGTGGCTGGCCAGGTGCCTGCCTCCATCTCCCTCCTCCACTCGGGTCTTCACGATGCCGCCGCCGCCACACGACATCGCACATCCGCTCTTCTCCCTCCCCTCGCTCTCGGCGGTCGACGTCCGCTCCCCTGGTGCCATCGCTTGTGCCTGGCTCCCGCCATCGCTGGCTCCCCGATGGACCTCACGGCTAGTGTGGGGCCATGGATCCCCGACGGATCGAGGGTCGCGCCGCCTCATGAGGTCAGTGAGCCCGCCCACACTCTACTTTCTTGCTCCTTGTTCTACGAGCTTCGGCTGCGCTGAGGCGGTCATGGTCGCTGTTCATGTGGAATTAGATGTGAGAGAAGGAGCGTGCAGCGCCGCCGCAGCTGTGGACTCCCATCATAAAATTCGAACATGGAGAAACTTGAACCTTTTCTAATGCAACATTCATGTGTTGGTATTCTATTTTGGTATATTATAGATTTTGCAGGACAAGTTAAGATGGAGTTGGAAGTTGAGGCATATATTAGGCAACATTATGAAGGGGAAATTTCTGACATAGAAATAATTGAGAAAGAGGATTTAGATCTAGTTTTTCACTTGCTCTGCATACTAAATCTAATATTCTGTTTGACGTCCATAATGAAATGATGTCATGGCGATAAGTTTGGCTCTGTTTAATTGTTTATGTCTAAGATTTTTCTACAGGAATTTTGATCTTCTTAGGTTTGTGTCGTTGTACTTGTTTATCCATTGATGGCCATCCTTGTGTTATAGCCATAGTGATGTTCATATATCTCTAGAATTTAGCTGAAGTTGAATGCTTTATATGTTCAGACTTCAATTTTGATATTAAACATGTAGATTATCGTTATTTAAATATGAGTAAGGGAGATGCCAATGTGCTAATTGTTTGTTTCTTTTTTCTGCCATTTTGATGTGCCTGTGCCAGGTGTAGAATATAACTTTTAACATCCCACTCTTGTTGCAGAAAATTCATCTTTCTGGCTCGAACAGAAAATACCTGAAGCTTCAATTTGACGTCGTGTAGCAATGAATGCGTGCAAGGAATGCTCTTTTACATGTTGAGAATGAAGAAAAATTAGATGTCGTGGAGGCATCCCAAAACATGTACTTTCCATTTTGCACATTTTAGTCCAAGGTTCAATACAAACTTTCTCAGAAAACTATCTCAAACACTACTAATCGTTGTTGGTCTGCAGGGTTTCAAATTAGGACTTAGCTATTTTTCCATCAGCCTGAAACAGCCTAATAATCTTACTTTGATCCCTTGGGAAAAAATGTTCTTATTATTTTGAGTTTTTGACCTATAGTCAGGTCTAGAACATACCCCTGACATCACACTACTAATCTGGGACAAAAATATGTAGTTCTCCAAAAGAAAATTGTTTCTAATCCTGCCTTGAAAATGTTTGCTGAAATACTATTTGGTAAAGTTGCTGAAATACTGTTtatgtatatttctctttcaaattattataattTGGATGCGCTCCTTGTTTGAGTGCTCCAAATCTGAAAACCAAGAAGGTAAGAAAATGTAAAGGCATTGGTCCAATCAGTAATTCCAGGCATATTTAGGGCACATGCATTTAGGAGTCCAAGTGTCCAACATTGCTAGATCAATAAGAAATAAAGATTGATGATTTGAAAAAAACTGAAGTAGCTTAAATAAATTGTTTGATTGACAAATTCAGATAGCTGTACCTTTGAACTTCCTCTTACTTGGAGGACTTTCAGTGTTTCTTCTATCTGCAGGAATGTCCTCAGGAGGCTTGGAGCCTTCATGCTGGTCAATCTTCCCAAGAAGAAAGGTGTATTGAGACTTCAAATGCTTGTAGTTTGTCTTCGGCTGAGTGTAATCGTCAATTTATTCTTACTGTTTTCTATAAACCTATGTCTGTGGTCGTAAGAAAGAAGGTAGCTACAACAGAAATATGTAATAGAATAATGTTCGTACTTCGTAACACGCTATTTCTTATATGCTGACATGCTATTGTGGCTATTGTGTTGTTGCAGCTGCAGCCGAAACAGTAGCCAGCTGAACATGCTGACATGTTATTGCGGGTGGTCAAGGCTCAGGATTCAGAGCAGAAGATACACATAAATACTGGTGAATGATGCCATCGACGATGATGAACTGATCAAACGATGGATGATGCCATCGATGAAAGATGGAATGGAACTCAAATTTGGGTGGTCGCACAAGTGTGGAGACTTGAATTTATATATACTTAGTCTCAATGTTAGCACAAACAGTTGATGAGCAAGTTTTCCCATTGTATTTTAGTTTgaatttagagtacacttatgtaagagttatttgacaatgcttatttatgagatattgaatgatatttatatatattaaattaattataatgttattaaatatatgtgtatgtatttTCTCTTTTAAATTATTATAATGTGGTAATTGAAGAATATACTGCCAAGTAAGTTGTTTCAAATCTTAATAAGACAGTTCTCAAAACGTCTAATATgagtctcctaaataagacggtttctaaaacgtccaatatcagtctcctaaataagatggtttttctGTTGCGAGTGTCTATTATTATAGGATATTCTATTTAGTTTGATAAATACTTTGTGACTTATAATGTTCGTATTTTTGACAGTTCTTTAGAAGAAGTGTCTTAAACAAAACCTAATTTAAGACGGTTTATTGGACAAAATGAGTTAAACAAATTCCTTTTTTAaacggttataaattaaaaactgtcttatttaatatcttttaagacggtttataaccatcttaaaaatggaacatcttttgcgactccatcaaatttggacacttcataagcgtATTAATAACTAAAAATTAACCATCTCATATAACACGATTTGTAGTAgtgtgggtcccatcaaaattaagcctgtgcatgataaaatgattatagagaacattattgggtaaataaaagtgatcaattgtacaacttgcctgtgacttgagattccaggtaccaacttgctcttcatgtgacttgtaacctcgcgctagtcgtagcaatacaaacaaacaaggtataggcaaaattaacatcacaccaaacataagatcaaactgcataagattattctacgcgtcgtaacgagatcgtcggttcgcgaaccactaaaatcggagttatggttaaggagttgtgatttatgaaagatctatgtgatttaaatattaaactatattataaattggttagtgtatatcatatgAGAGACTATTCTATAATtaattaactcaactttaatTTTTAATTATAACTTTACTAAAGATCATATTTTAtttaaattataattatggaCAGGTTAGCTTTGATTTTTTAGGAGAGTTAATCTAGTAGACAtatgataaataaatatctaactataaaagtatgCGACATGGTATAATTCATGTTGTTACTGCATactaaatatttatacgaaactAACACAACTCGAatagatcaaatcggagttaaagtgtaaatgttatgattttctgaataaTTTGGGTGTTAACATAAAACAAAATGAGTGCTATTTTATAACTAAGTTACATAGTAAAATAAGGTTACTAAACGATAGGCAATATTATCATGAGTCTAATGCAATTAGAAACAAGTTTCTAGGTTTTCTAATCATTTATTTTATATCTGTAAAGGCTTCCAGGGGTATATTTGAAAAGTCCAGGGACCCTATTGTAAGGTTTTGCCTACTAccgaggacggcgggtttatttcgtAAAAGGATAAGGTCTCATTCGCAAAATAAGCGGTCGAAGAGGGTATCATGCATCTGGAGACACTTGATCAAGAAC
This portion of the Zea mays cultivar B73 chromosome 2, Zm-B73-REFERENCE-NAM-5.0, whole genome shotgun sequence genome encodes:
- the LOC100192682 gene encoding uncharacterized protein isoform X2, translating into MPPPPHDIAHPLFSLPSLSAVDVRSPGAIACAWLPPSLAPRWTSRLVWGHGSPTDRGSRRLMRNVLRRLGAFMLVNLPKKKGVLRLQMLVVCLRLSLQPKQ
- the LOC100192682 gene encoding uncharacterized protein isoform X1 produces the protein MPPPPHDIAHPLFSLPSLSAVDVRSPGAIACAWLPPSLAPRWTSRLVWGHGSPTDRGSRRLMRNVLRRLGAFMLVNLPKKKGVLRLQMLVVCLRLSVIVNLFLLFSINLCLWS
- the LOC100192682 gene encoding uncharacterized protein LOC100192682 — encoded protein: MPPPPHDIAHPLFSLPSLSAVDVRSPGAIACAWLPPSLAPRWTSRLVWGHGSPTDRGSRRLMRKFIFLARTENT
- the LOC100192682 gene encoding uncharacterized protein isoform X3, with translation MPPPPHDIAHPLFSLPSLSAVDVRSPGAIACAWLPPSLAPRWTSRLVWGHGSPTDRGSRRLMRNVLRRLGAFMLVNLPKKKAAAETVAS
- the LOC100192682 gene encoding uncharacterized protein isoform X4, whose protein sequence is MDLTASVGPWIPDGSRVAPPHEECPQEAWSLHAGQSSQEERCIETSNACSLSSAECNRQFILTVFYKPMSVVVRKKLQPKQ